One window of the Oncorhynchus clarkii lewisi isolate Uvic-CL-2024 chromosome 19, UVic_Ocla_1.0, whole genome shotgun sequence genome contains the following:
- the LOC139375110 gene encoding 26S proteasome regulatory subunit 10B codes for MADPRDRGLQDYRKKLLEHKEIDGRLKELREQLREQTKQYEKSENDLKALQSVGQIVGEVLKQLTEEKFIVKATNGPRYVVGCRRQLDKAMLKPGTRVALDMTTLTIMRYLPREVDPLVYNMSHEDPGSVSYSEIGGLAEQIRELREVIELPLTNPELFLRVGIIPPKGCLLYGPPGTGKTLLARAVASQLDCNFLKVVSSSIVDKYIGESARLIREMFNYARDHQPCIIFMDEIDAIGGRRFSEGTSADREIQRTLMELLNQMDGFDTLHRVKMIMATNRPDTLDPALLRPGRLDRKIHIELPNEQARMDILKIHSGPITKHGEMDYEAIVKLSDGFNGADLRNVCTEAGMFAIRADHEYVTQEDFMKAVRKVADSKKLESKLDYKPL; via the exons TATGAAAAATCCGAAAATGATCTGAAAGCTCTACAAAGTGTTGGACAG ATTGTTGGTGAGGTCCTGAAGCAGCTTACAGAGGAAAAAT TCATTGTCAAAGCAACCAATGGCCCACGATATGTGGTTGGATGCAGACGGCAA CTGGacaaggctatgctcaaaccTGGTACTAGAGTTGCATTGGATATGACCACACTGACTATCATGAG GTACCTTCCCAGAGAGGTGGACCCCCTTGTGTACAATATGTCTCATGAAGACCCTGGCAGCGTCTCCTACTCTGAGATCGGAGGCTTGGCTGAGCAGATCAGAGAGCTCAGAGAG GTGATTGAGCTGCCTCTGACCAACCCTGAGCTCTTCCTGAGGGTGGGCATCATCCCCCCTAAAGGCTGCCTGCTCTACGGACCCCCAG GAACTGGAAAAACACTTTTGGCCAGAGCAGTTGCTAGCCAGCTTGACTGCAATTTTCTAAAGGTGGTGTCCAGCTCCATAGTGGACAAGTACATTGGTGAGAGCGCTAGGCTGATCCGAGAGATGTTCAACTACGCCAGAGACCACCAGCCCTGCATCATCTTCATGGATGAGATCGATGCCATAG GTGGTCGTCGTTTCTCTGAGGGGACGTCTGCAGACAGAGAAATCCAGAGGACACTGATGGAG CTGCTGAACCAAATGGATGGCTTTGACACCCTGCACAGAGTGAAGATGATCATGGCCACCAACCGTCCGGACACGCTGGACCCTGCCCTTCTAAGGCCAGGGAGACTGGACCGCAAGATCC ACATCGAACTGCCCAATGAGCAGGCTCGGATGGACATTCTGAAGATACACTCTGGACCAATCACTAAGCATGGAGAGATGG ATTACGAGGCCATTGTGAAGTTGTCTGATGGATTTAATGGAGCTGATTTAAGGAACGTGTGCACTGAAGCAG GTATGTTTGCAATCCGTGCTGACCATGAGTATGTGACCCAGGAAGATTTCATGAAGGCCGTTCGCAAGGTTGCAGATTCTAAGAAACTGGAATCCAAGCTGGACTACAAGCCTTTATGA